In one Heteronotia binoei isolate CCM8104 ecotype False Entrance Well chromosome 1, APGP_CSIRO_Hbin_v1, whole genome shotgun sequence genomic region, the following are encoded:
- the LOC132577414 gene encoding corepressor interacting with RBPJ 1-like isoform X1, giving the protein MSLRAYMDDRHEEKCGTLCATSQEKTKVREREKRKRKRSRSRSSSVSSTTSSNSSTSSSSSSSRSSASHNRSSSSSRDSPKSKSKKRKKEKHNKKKRKKDKLKKKKEKKKKKEKSGPVQLSKYLKDKKKNQNYSMITGKKIKMKIKKSKKDKERDRNRAELLDFLNSAL; this is encoded by the exons ATGTCCCTCCGCGCTT ATATGGATGACAGGCATGAAGAGAAATGTGGAACACTATGTGCTACCTCACAAGAAAAAACAAAAGTCAGAG agagagagaaaaggaaacgGAAACGCAGCAGAAGCAGGTCGTCATCCGTTTCCTCCACCACGTCATCCAATTCTTCTACATCTTCCTCTTCAAGTTCTTCAAGGTCCTCTGCTTCACATAACAGAAGCAGTTCTAGTAGTAGAG ATTCTCCAAAATCAAAATcaaagaagagaaaaaaggaaaaacataACAAAAAG aagaggaaaaaagataagttgaagaaaaagaaggaaaagaaaaaaaagaaagaaaagtcagGACCAGTACAACTTTCTAAG TACTTAAAAGATAAAAAGAAGAATCAAAACTACAGTATGATCACAGGAAAGAAAATTAAGATGAAAATAAAGAAGAGTAAAAAGGATAAAGAG CGTGACCGAAACCGTGCTGAACTCCTTGATTTCCTGAACTCTGCTTTGTAG
- the LOC132577414 gene encoding corepressor interacting with RBPJ 1-like isoform X2, translating to MDDRHEEKCGTLCATSQEKTKVREREKRKRKRSRSRSSSVSSTTSSNSSTSSSSSSSRSSASHNRSSSSSRDSPKSKSKKRKKEKHNKKKRKKDKLKKKKEKKKKKEKSGPVQLSKYLKDKKKNQNYSMITGKKIKMKIKKSKKDKERDRNRAELLDFLNSAL from the exons ATGGATGACAGGCATGAAGAGAAATGTGGAACACTATGTGCTACCTCACAAGAAAAAACAAAAGTCAGAG agagagagaaaaggaaacgGAAACGCAGCAGAAGCAGGTCGTCATCCGTTTCCTCCACCACGTCATCCAATTCTTCTACATCTTCCTCTTCAAGTTCTTCAAGGTCCTCTGCTTCACATAACAGAAGCAGTTCTAGTAGTAGAG ATTCTCCAAAATCAAAATcaaagaagagaaaaaaggaaaaacataACAAAAAG aagaggaaaaaagataagttgaagaaaaagaaggaaaagaaaaaaaagaaagaaaagtcagGACCAGTACAACTTTCTAAG TACTTAAAAGATAAAAAGAAGAATCAAAACTACAGTATGATCACAGGAAAGAAAATTAAGATGAAAATAAAGAAGAGTAAAAAGGATAAAGAG CGTGACCGAAACCGTGCTGAACTCCTTGATTTCCTGAACTCTGCTTTGTAG